From Vidua macroura isolate BioBank_ID:100142 chromosome 8, ASM2450914v1, whole genome shotgun sequence, one genomic window encodes:
- the LOC128810842 gene encoding bone morphogenetic protein 7-like, with protein sequence MATRPPCLWLCLAGLLSLRAANALPLRPDPRDAVLAEALQRLREVFDIEELPPDVLPRKKPPQFMVDLFNKVADANGITRAPGLLQGDVVRSFEDRVHVDHHHFYFDISAMEKGEQMLKAEFRVFKLKRTHRSRRSDMQHFCKVEVYELLESENKPHKKHLIASRLLSLYTEGWEVFNVTQTVSKWVGNSSSNHGFWITATHVSNHEMEHNVVTFAKSQSALQESRNALLVLFTNSNKRRSHSFVPSATKSETNPAKSDASHVSQDTAVVESSSASMSRRPRAAAAAAARSPLAACHRRELYVDFHAIGWSGWIIYPSGYNAFYCRGSCIFPLGESLNATNHATVQSIVYTLKLSQDVSMPCCVPDELKSLNLLYFDDKQNVVLKNYKDMVATRCGCH encoded by the exons ATGGCGACCCGCCCGCCgtgcctgtggctgtgcctggccGGGCTGCTGAGCCTGCGGGCGGCGAACGCCCTGCCCCTGCGCCCCGACCCGCGGGACGCCGTGCTGGCGGAGGCCTTGCAGCGCCTGCGGGAGGTCTTCGACATCGAGGAGCTGCCGCCCGACGTGCTGCCCCGCAAGAAGCCGCCCCAGTTCATGGTGGATCTCTTCAACAAGGTGGCCGACGCCAACGGCATCACCCGCGccccggggctgctgcagggcgaCGTGGTGCGCAGCTTCGAGGACCGAG TTCACGTGGACCACCACCACTTCTACTTCGACATCAGCGCGATGGAGAAGGGCGAGCAGATGCTGAAAGCCGAGTTCAGGGTCTTCAAGCTTAAGAGGACGCATCGGTCCAGAAGGTCCGACATGCAACACTTCTGCAAA GTGGAAGTGTATGAGCTCTTGGAGAGTGAAAATAAGCCACATAAAAAACACCTCATTGCATCAAGGTTATTGTCCCTCTACACGGAAGGCTGGGAAGTCTTCAACGTCACACAGACA GTTTCCAAGTGGGTTGGAAACAGCAGCTCCAACCATGGCTTTTGGATAACTGCGACACATGTTTCCAACCATGAAATGGAACACAACGTGGTTACATTTGCCAAGAGCCAGAGCGCTTTGCAGGAGAGCAGAAATGCTCTTCTTGTCCTCTTCACGAACAGTAACAAACGGAGGTCTCACAGCTTTGTACCCTCTGCTACAA AATCAGAAACAAACCCTGCCAAATCTGATGCCTCACATGTTTCTCAAGACACTGCTGTCGTGgaaagcagcagtgccagcatgAGCAGGAGACCCCGAGCTGCCGCGGCCGCTGCTGCCAGAAGCCCGTTAGCAGCATGTCACCGAAGGGAGCTCTATGTAGACTTCCATGCTATTGGCTGGTCAGGATGGATTATTTACCCAAGTGGATACAATGCATTTTATTGCAGAGGATCCTGCATCTTCCCTTTGGGAGAAAGTCTAAATGCAACAAACCATGCTACTGTTCAGTCCATTGTTTATACACTGAAATTGTCTCAAGATGTCAGCATGCCCTGCTGTGTGCCAGATGAATTGAAGTCCCTCAATCTTCTCTACTTTGATGACAAACAGAATGTCGtccttaaaaattataaagacaTGGTGGCAACAAGGTGTGGTTGTCATTAG